From the Leptospira licerasiae serovar Varillal str. VAR 010 genome, one window contains:
- a CDS encoding GGDEF domain-containing protein produces the protein MRSLQEELKEKEAEIQKLKELLELYERVSKLGEVELLTAEQTLNAHETTANLARNELIEMRDRFKGLGQVNSERKTAILEIVNDKEAPLPSLANKFEEMGKKDDYFYSDFFRIIANLDLPESEARSLWKEIYAHAESLSKQLGRSMNFVVALLDYIYLKNRLIENPKIVDIYSFEEIILNAVIDEGTGIYNRRYFNLVLNKEITRSKRYKRSFCLFLFDLDNFKKINDTKGHSFGDDILKLVAGTLMYAFRTEDISCRVGGEEFAVILPETTKENARVAIERFRTYLRNSSKNDFGIEVTVSGGVAEYPADADESNRLYSLTDAKLYEAKAAGKDRITYT, from the coding sequence ATGCGAAGCCTACAAGAAGAACTAAAAGAAAAAGAAGCGGAAATCCAAAAACTCAAGGAATTATTGGAACTCTACGAAAGAGTTTCCAAGCTGGGAGAAGTAGAATTACTCACAGCTGAACAGACCCTTAACGCCCACGAAACCACAGCAAATCTAGCCAGAAACGAACTTATAGAAATGAGGGATAGGTTCAAAGGACTGGGCCAAGTCAATTCCGAGCGAAAAACCGCAATCTTAGAGATCGTGAATGATAAAGAAGCTCCTCTACCTAGCCTTGCCAATAAATTCGAAGAGATGGGAAAGAAGGACGATTACTTTTATTCGGACTTTTTTAGGATTATCGCAAACCTAGATCTACCGGAATCCGAAGCCAGATCTCTTTGGAAAGAGATCTACGCGCATGCAGAAAGTTTAAGCAAACAATTGGGCAGAAGTATGAACTTCGTAGTCGCACTTTTAGATTATATTTATCTAAAGAACAGACTAATAGAAAACCCTAAGATCGTGGATATCTACTCTTTCGAAGAGATCATCCTAAACGCAGTCATAGACGAAGGAACGGGCATCTACAATAGGAGATATTTCAATCTAGTACTGAATAAAGAGATCACTAGAAGCAAAAGATATAAAAGAAGTTTCTGCCTATTTTTGTTCGATCTGGACAATTTCAAAAAGATCAATGATACAAAGGGGCATTCTTTCGGAGACGATATCCTAAAACTGGTAGCCGGAACCCTTATGTATGCCTTTAGGACGGAGGACATCAGTTGTCGGGTCGGAGGAGAAGAATTTGCGGTTATTCTTCCGGAAACCACTAAAGAGAACGCAAGAGTGGCAATCGAAAGATTCAGGACTTATCTAAGAAATTCCTCTAAAAACGATTTTGGAATAGAAGTCACAGTCTCAGGAGGAGTCGCAGAATATCCTGCAGACGCAGACGAAAGTAATAGATTATATTCGCTCACAGACGCAAAACTATACGAGGCAAAAGCTGCGGGCAAAGACCGCATTACGTATACCTGA
- a CDS encoding cyclic nucleotide-binding domain-containing protein, translating to MNKINIQAGQIIFREGELNNSMYIITSGTVEIFFTHKNSATRLALMKKGDFFGEMALFRAKPRTATARAVMDTEMVAVESKQQLERYLLANPEFAAKMVRILADRLANTNELLISKLNEITTKEIEYQIDDK from the coding sequence ATGAATAAAATTAATATCCAGGCCGGCCAAATTATTTTCAGAGAAGGCGAGTTGAACAACTCGATGTATATCATCACCTCTGGGACTGTTGAAATATTTTTTACTCATAAAAACTCCGCTACTCGTTTGGCTTTAATGAAGAAGGGAGATTTTTTCGGAGAAATGGCTTTATTCAGAGCCAAGCCTAGAACTGCCACTGCGAGAGCGGTAATGGATACCGAAATGGTTGCGGTGGAATCCAAACAACAATTGGAAAGGTATCTACTCGCGAATCCTGAGTTTGCCGCTAAGATGGTGAGGATTTTGGCGGATCGTTTGGCGAATACGAACGAACTTTTGATCTCTAAGCTGAACGAAATTACTACGAAAGAGATTGAATATCAGATAGACGATAAGTGA
- a CDS encoding NADPH-dependent FMN reductase: MKIGIIVGSQQKVSQSSKVGEFLNSKLKEMSVETWTLDLGKNPLPIYDSTQTSDDNAWTDFWKPIDENLKSSEGFVVITPEYGGMASPAIKNFFLHAGLAQLGHKPGLLVSVSSGRGGAFPINEMRASSYKNTKICYIPEQLIFRDVEHLINGGDPVSPEDSFIRERSVFALKILVAYADALSEIRESGVVQDPRFKNGMS; the protein is encoded by the coding sequence ATGAAAATTGGAATCATCGTTGGCTCCCAACAAAAAGTATCTCAATCGTCTAAAGTAGGCGAATTTCTAAATTCTAAATTAAAAGAAATGTCCGTCGAAACTTGGACATTGGACCTAGGGAAAAATCCTCTACCGATCTACGATTCTACTCAGACAAGCGACGATAACGCCTGGACGGATTTTTGGAAACCGATCGATGAAAATTTAAAAAGTTCGGAAGGTTTTGTAGTTATCACTCCCGAGTATGGTGGAATGGCAAGTCCTGCAATTAAAAATTTCTTTCTTCATGCGGGCCTGGCTCAATTGGGCCATAAGCCTGGACTTCTTGTCTCCGTTTCTTCCGGTAGAGGTGGTGCTTTTCCGATCAATGAGATGAGAGCTAGCAGTTATAAGAATACCAAGATCTGTTATATTCCTGAACAATTGATCTTTAGGGATGTGGAACATTTGATTAATGGGGGAGATCCAGTGTCTCCAGAAGATAGTTTTATTAGAGAAAGAAGTGTATTTGCTCTGAAAATCCTGGTCGCCTATGCGGATGCTTTATCTGAGATACGTGAGTCAGGTGTGGTCCAGGATCCAAGATTCAAAAATGGGATGTCTTAA
- a CDS encoding ParB/RepB/Spo0J family partition protein has protein sequence MAKRSDFAGLDLLTAFGGDESLKKEILLSDIITNPEQPRVFGKEDVSDLVESMKRLGLIEPIVVRKLGKKFQIVAGERRFQAAKLIGWKSIPVVETEASEDRCYEIALAENEKRKSLNPWEVGRAIQFLRKERKKTAEEVGKILGYTERYVKQLSSIARLDQKSVSELLKSGSDLSVKNLETLLKKKEGRGGETISPRKPGERVTLDLKPLTVKNRESFLRELSNLKKKYGLS, from the coding sequence ATGGCAAAAAGATCTGATTTTGCAGGGCTGGATTTATTAACAGCTTTCGGCGGGGATGAATCCCTTAAAAAGGAAATTCTTCTTTCCGATATTATTACTAATCCGGAGCAGCCTAGGGTTTTCGGAAAGGAAGATGTGAGCGATCTTGTGGAATCAATGAAACGGTTAGGCTTAATTGAGCCGATCGTTGTCCGCAAGTTAGGTAAAAAGTTCCAGATAGTAGCCGGAGAAAGAAGGTTCCAGGCTGCAAAACTGATCGGCTGGAAATCCATACCTGTCGTTGAGACGGAAGCCTCCGAAGATAGATGTTATGAGATCGCCTTGGCGGAGAACGAAAAACGTAAAAGCCTAAATCCTTGGGAAGTCGGGCGGGCTATCCAGTTCCTAAGAAAAGAAAGAAAAAAAACCGCAGAAGAAGTCGGTAAGATACTCGGTTATACTGAAAGATATGTAAAACAGTTAAGCTCGATTGCAAGATTAGATCAAAAGTCTGTCTCGGAATTGCTCAAAAGTGGGAGCGATCTTTCCGTTAAAAACCTGGAAACTCTCCTGAAAAAGAAAGAAGGACGGGGGGGTGAAACGATTTCACCCCGCAAGCCTGGGGAAAGAGTTACCTTGGATCTTAAACCTCTTACGGTTAAGAATAGAGAATCTTTTCTCAGAGAACTTTCTAACCTAAAGAAAAAGTACGGATTGAGCTAA